One genomic region from Mesorhizobium terrae encodes:
- a CDS encoding DUF4142 domain-containing protein, which translates to MTTRLHMAFVAALMLGTAGAAQAADKPTDPQIAHIAYTAGALDVDMAKLAISKSKNKDVVGFANDMVRDHEAVNVQALDLVKKLKVTPQDNATSKALTEAAAAEKTKLEKLDGDAFDKAYVANEVAYHKQVNGALETLLIPSAQNAELKSLLETGLKIFQGHEKHAEMVASELK; encoded by the coding sequence ATGACCACGAGATTGCATATGGCGTTCGTCGCCGCCTTGATGCTTGGCACGGCTGGAGCTGCTCAGGCAGCGGACAAGCCAACCGACCCGCAGATCGCCCATATCGCGTATACCGCTGGGGCGCTTGACGTGGATATGGCCAAACTGGCCATTTCCAAATCCAAGAACAAGGATGTCGTGGGTTTTGCCAATGACATGGTACGTGATCACGAGGCCGTGAACGTACAGGCGCTCGACCTCGTCAAGAAGCTCAAGGTGACGCCGCAAGACAATGCAACGAGCAAGGCGCTGACCGAAGCGGCTGCTGCCGAGAAGACCAAGCTTGAAAAGCTCGACGGTGACGCTTTCGACAAGGCTTATGTTGCCAACGAAGTCGCCTATCACAAGCAGGTCAACGGCGCGCTGGAGACGCTGCTCATTCCGTCGGCACAAAATGCGGAACTCAAGAGCCTGCTGGAAACCGGGCTCAAGATATTCCAGGGCCATGAAAAACATGCCGAGATGGTTGCGTCCGAGCTGAAATAG
- a CDS encoding RNA polymerase sigma factor codes for MQPVRSALIPLSTASDIDLVRGALAREAAAFRAIMTRYNQRLYRLARSILRNDAEAEDAVQEAYLRAFANLAGFRGDSSLATWLSRIVINEALGRLRKTRRAETVSLPVEDAGAARIIPFPLNAGLGDPERNMAQREILRFVEQATDSLPETFRMVFVARVIEGLSVEETAELLDIRPQTVKTRLHRARKLLRERLDAQIGPVLLEAFPFAGTRCERMTEAVMKRLGFSG; via the coding sequence ATGCAGCCGGTCAGATCAGCGTTGATACCTCTCAGCACTGCGAGCGACATCGATCTTGTGCGCGGGGCGCTGGCGCGTGAGGCTGCGGCCTTCCGCGCCATCATGACACGGTACAACCAGCGGCTCTATCGGCTTGCGCGTTCGATCCTGCGCAACGACGCGGAAGCCGAGGACGCCGTTCAGGAAGCCTATCTGCGTGCGTTTGCCAATCTCGCCGGTTTCCGGGGCGACTCCTCCCTGGCAACCTGGCTATCGCGGATCGTCATCAACGAGGCGCTTGGCCGCCTGCGTAAGACCCGGCGCGCCGAAACAGTGTCATTGCCTGTCGAGGATGCCGGGGCGGCCCGGATCATTCCCTTTCCCTTGAATGCAGGTTTAGGCGACCCGGAACGGAACATGGCTCAGCGAGAGATCCTGCGGTTTGTCGAACAGGCCACCGACAGTCTTCCCGAAACGTTTCGGATGGTTTTCGTCGCGCGCGTCATAGAAGGCCTGAGCGTGGAAGAGACGGCCGAATTGCTCGACATAAGGCCCCAAACCGTCAAAACCCGTCTGCACCGCGCTCGCAAGCTGTTGCGCGAGCGGCTCGACGCGCAGATTGGTCCGGTGCTGCTCGAGGCATTTCCCTTCGCCGGCACGCGTTGCGAGCGCATGACCGAAGCGGTGATGAAACGGCTCGGTTTTTCCGGCTGA
- a CDS encoding [protein-PII] uridylyltransferase, with protein MAKIPLKLDEIIDGKTLREELSALTAETNGDGSSASTRAAVLLVLKERIASGRKIAEKMLMQDGGGIACAERLSHLMDEIIAALYDFAVTHVYRAKNPSAAERMAIVAVGGYGRGTLAPGSDIDLLFLLPYKQTPWGEQIVEYMLYMLWDMGLKVGHATRNIEECLRLSRSDMTIRTAVLEARFVWGEKALCDELITRFDREVVRNTGAEYAQAKLAERDERHRKGGESRYLVEPNIKDGKGGLRDLQTLFWIGKYFYRERTVEELVAQGVFTRDEFNQFQKAEDFLWAVRCHMHFLTGKAEERLHFDIQRDIADRLGYKSHPGLSAVERFMKHYFLVAKDVGDLTRIFCAALEEEQASHVSGFNRLFLTFSRRRRKLAGTADFIIDNDRINIADNKVFDRDPVNLLRLFWFADRHGLEYHPDALKLVTRSLKLVDRNLRRDREANRLFMDILTSDNKPELNLRRMNEAGLLGRLIPDFGKIVAMMQFNMYHHYTVDEHLLRCIDVLSEIEQGGGEKIHPLSHKLIGELKNQREALYVAVLLHDIAKGRPEDHSEAGAKIARRICPHMGLSAIDTETVAWLVENHLVMSMTAQTRDLNDRKTIEDFADVVQSVERLKMLLILTVCDIRGVGPGVWNGWKGQLLRTLYYETELLLTGGFSEVSRADRTAAARDRLEEALAGWPQDERKRLVGLHYENYLLAVDLKDQLRHAEFVREADAAGKKLATMVKTHEFEAVTEITVLAQDHPRLLSVIAGACAAAGGNIVDAQIFTTSDGRALDTILIAREFDRDEDERRRGERVGKLIEDVLSGRSWLPEMIEKRAKPKRGAKAFRIQPRAEIRNALSNRFSVIEVEGLDRPGLLSEITGTLSDLSLDIASAHITTFGEKVIDTFYVTDLTNQKIENQSRLKTIRERLIATLDGSQAARGKTKAAAE; from the coding sequence ATGGCGAAGATTCCCCTCAAGCTCGACGAGATCATCGACGGCAAGACGCTGCGCGAGGAATTGTCGGCGCTGACCGCCGAAACCAATGGCGACGGCTCCAGCGCGTCGACGCGCGCCGCCGTGCTGCTTGTCCTTAAGGAGCGCATCGCCAGCGGGCGCAAGATCGCCGAAAAGATGCTGATGCAGGATGGCGGCGGCATCGCCTGCGCCGAGCGGCTGTCGCATCTGATGGATGAGATCATCGCCGCGCTCTACGATTTCGCCGTCACCCATGTCTATCGCGCCAAGAACCCGTCCGCGGCCGAGCGCATGGCGATCGTCGCCGTCGGCGGTTATGGCCGCGGCACGCTGGCGCCGGGCTCCGACATCGATCTCCTGTTCCTCCTGCCCTACAAGCAGACGCCCTGGGGCGAGCAGATCGTCGAATACATGCTCTACATGCTGTGGGACATGGGGCTGAAGGTCGGCCACGCCACCCGCAACATCGAGGAATGCCTGCGGCTGTCGCGCTCCGACATGACGATCCGCACCGCCGTTCTGGAAGCGCGCTTCGTCTGGGGCGAAAAAGCGCTTTGCGACGAGCTGATCACCCGCTTCGACCGCGAAGTGGTGCGCAATACCGGCGCCGAATATGCACAGGCCAAGCTTGCCGAGCGCGACGAACGGCATCGCAAGGGTGGTGAAAGCCGCTATCTGGTCGAGCCCAACATCAAGGACGGCAAGGGCGGCCTGCGCGATCTGCAGACCTTGTTCTGGATCGGCAAATATTTCTACCGTGAGCGTACCGTGGAAGAACTGGTCGCGCAGGGTGTGTTCACGCGCGACGAGTTCAACCAGTTCCAGAAGGCCGAGGATTTCCTGTGGGCGGTGCGCTGCCACATGCATTTCCTGACCGGCAAGGCCGAGGAGCGGCTGCATTTCGACATCCAGCGCGATATCGCCGACCGGCTCGGCTACAAGAGCCATCCCGGCCTGTCGGCGGTCGAGCGTTTCATGAAGCACTATTTCCTGGTCGCCAAGGATGTCGGCGACCTCACCCGTATCTTCTGCGCGGCGCTTGAGGAAGAGCAGGCCAGCCACGTCTCGGGTTTCAACCGGCTGTTCCTCACCTTCTCGCGCCGCCGCCGCAAGCTGGCCGGCACCGCCGATTTCATCATCGACAACGACCGCATCAACATCGCCGACAACAAGGTGTTCGACCGCGATCCGGTCAACCTTCTGCGCCTGTTCTGGTTCGCCGACCGCCACGGACTGGAATACCATCCAGATGCGCTGAAGCTGGTGACGCGCTCGCTCAAGCTGGTCGACCGCAATCTGCGCCGCGACCGCGAGGCCAACCGGCTGTTCATGGACATACTGACTTCGGACAACAAGCCCGAGCTCAATCTGCGTCGCATGAACGAGGCGGGTCTGCTCGGGCGGCTGATCCCCGATTTCGGCAAGATCGTCGCCATGATGCAGTTCAACATGTACCACCACTATACGGTGGACGAGCATCTGCTGCGCTGCATCGACGTGCTGTCGGAAATCGAGCAGGGCGGCGGCGAGAAGATCCACCCGCTGTCGCACAAGCTGATCGGCGAACTGAAGAACCAGCGCGAGGCGCTTTACGTCGCCGTGCTTTTGCACGACATCGCCAAGGGCCGGCCGGAGGACCATTCCGAGGCCGGCGCCAAGATCGCCCGGCGCATCTGCCCGCATATGGGACTTTCGGCCATCGACACCGAAACCGTCGCCTGGCTGGTGGAGAACCATCTGGTCATGTCGATGACCGCGCAGACGCGCGACCTGAACGACCGCAAGACGATCGAGGATTTCGCCGATGTCGTGCAGTCGGTGGAGCGGCTGAAAATGCTGCTCATCCTCACCGTCTGCGATATTCGTGGCGTCGGGCCAGGCGTCTGGAACGGCTGGAAGGGCCAGCTTCTGCGCACGCTCTATTATGAGACCGAGCTGCTTTTGACCGGCGGCTTCTCCGAGGTCTCGCGTGCCGACCGCACGGCGGCGGCGCGGGACCGGCTGGAAGAGGCGCTGGCAGGCTGGCCGCAGGACGAGCGCAAGCGCCTCGTCGGCCTGCATTATGAGAACTACCTGCTCGCCGTCGACCTCAAGGATCAGCTGCGCCACGCCGAATTCGTGCGCGAAGCCGATGCCGCCGGCAAAAAGCTCGCCACCATGGTCAAGACGCACGAATTCGAGGCGGTGACCGAGATTACCGTGCTGGCGCAGGACCATCCGCGCCTGCTCTCGGTCATTGCCGGCGCTTGCGCGGCAGCGGGCGGCAACATCGTCGACGCGCAGATCTTCACCACCTCGGACGGCCGCGCGCTGGACACGATCCTGATCGCACGCGAGTTCGACCGCGACGAGGACGAGCGCCGGCGCGGCGAGCGCGTCGGCAAGCTGATCGAGGACGTTCTGTCCGGCCGCTCCTGGCTGCCCGAAATGATCGAGAAGCGCGCCAAGCCGAAGCGCGGCGCCAAGGCCTTCCGCATCCAGCCGCGCGCCGAGATCCGCAACGCGCTGTCCAATCGCTTCTCGGTGATCGAGGTGGAAGGGCTGGATCGGCCCGGCTTGCTTTCCGAAATCACCGGCACGTTGTCGGACCTGTCGCTCGATATCGCCTCGGCCCACATCACCACCTTCGGCGAGAAGGTGATCGACACTTTCTACGTCACCGACCTGACCAACCAGAAGATCGAAAACCAGAGCCGCCTGAAAACCATTCGCGAGCGGCTGATCGCAACGCTGGACGGCTCGCAGGCCGCCCGCGGCAAGACCAAGGCCGCGGCGGAATAG
- the trpS gene encoding tryptophan--tRNA ligase yields MTASAFKPLIFSGVQPTGNLHLGNYLGAIRKFVALQETMDCIYCVVDLHSLTAQLVHEDLKDQTRQITAAFLAAGIDPDKHIVFNQSRVMQHAELAWIFNCVARIGWMNRMTQFKDKAGKDRENASLGLLAYPSLMAADILVYRATHVPVGDDQKQHLELTRDIAQKFNNDFSHRIAELGVGVEIQMGDETVNGFFPLTEPVIGGPAARIMSLRDGSKKMSKSDPSDLSRINLTDDADTISKKIKKAKTDPEALPSEIAGLASRPEAENLVGIYAGLADTSKEAVLKEYGGQQFSVFKPALADLAVEKMAPIAGEMRRLMADPGHIDGVLRNGGERAGVLAEANMKTVRDIIGLLQG; encoded by the coding sequence ATGACCGCCTCCGCCTTCAAGCCGCTCATCTTTTCCGGCGTCCAGCCGACCGGCAATCTCCACCTCGGCAACTATCTCGGCGCGATCAGGAAATTCGTCGCCCTGCAGGAAACGATGGATTGCATCTATTGCGTCGTCGACCTGCATTCGCTGACCGCCCAGCTCGTCCATGAAGACCTCAAGGACCAGACCCGGCAGATCACCGCCGCCTTCCTCGCCGCCGGCATCGACCCCGACAAACACATCGTCTTCAACCAGAGCCGGGTGATGCAGCACGCCGAGCTTGCCTGGATATTCAACTGCGTGGCGCGCATCGGCTGGATGAACCGCATGACGCAGTTCAAGGACAAGGCCGGCAAGGACCGCGAGAATGCATCGCTCGGCCTGCTCGCCTATCCGAGCCTGATGGCGGCCGACATCCTGGTCTACCGCGCCACCCATGTGCCGGTGGGCGACGACCAGAAGCAGCATCTGGAACTGACCCGCGACATCGCCCAGAAGTTCAACAACGACTTCTCCCACCGCATCGCCGAACTCGGCGTCGGCGTGGAAATCCAGATGGGCGACGAGACGGTGAACGGCTTCTTCCCGTTGACCGAACCGGTCATCGGCGGGCCGGCGGCGCGCATCATGAGCCTGCGCGACGGCTCCAAGAAGATGTCGAAATCCGATCCGTCGGACCTGTCGCGCATCAACCTGACCGACGACGCCGACACGATCTCGAAGAAGATCAAGAAGGCGAAGACCGACCCGGAGGCTTTGCCCTCCGAGATCGCCGGCCTGGCCAGCCGGCCGGAAGCGGAAAACCTCGTCGGCATCTATGCCGGCCTCGCCGACACCAGCAAGGAAGCCGTGCTGAAGGAATATGGCGGCCAGCAATTCTCGGTGTTCAAGCCGGCATTGGCCGACCTCGCCGTCGAGAAGATGGCGCCCATTGCCGGCGAAATGCGCCGCCTGATGGCCGATCCCGGCCATATTGACGGTGTGCTGCGCAATGGCGGCGAGCGCGCCGGCGTGCTGGCCGAGGCCAATATGAAGACCGTGCGCGACATTATCGGCCTGCTGCAGGGCTGA
- a CDS encoding cupredoxin domain-containing protein yields MCAQRRLLPPLVLALGLGTLSAHAKTITVTVEKMAFSPAEIGASVGDTVQWVNKDAFAHTATVTGEWEVMLPVAKSGSIVLEKAGTLDYFCRFHPNMKGRIAVSAP; encoded by the coding sequence ATGTGCGCGCAACGTCGCCTCCTGCCTCCTTTGGTGCTGGCGCTCGGCTTGGGCACATTGTCGGCTCACGCCAAGACGATAACGGTTACGGTCGAAAAGATGGCGTTCTCTCCCGCTGAAATCGGCGCCAGTGTCGGAGACACCGTCCAATGGGTGAACAAGGACGCGTTCGCTCATACCGCGACGGTGACGGGAGAATGGGAAGTGATGCTGCCCGTCGCGAAGTCGGGAAGCATCGTTCTGGAGAAGGCTGGCACCCTCGATTATTTCTGCCGTTTCCACCCGAATATGAAGGGTAGAATTGCCGTCTCTGCTCCGTGA
- a CDS encoding heavy metal translocating P-type ATPase gives MTQTHHDHSHHAHAKDGSCCSGHGAKLAGAAVVRDPVCGMEVNPVAGKSTFEHGGRLFHFCSEGCRGKFEAHPELFLTAKDPVCGMDVDRASAKHFLRHEGEKYYFCSESCQKKFEADPKAYLGDRPAPAPLPKGTQYTCPMHPEIIRDKPGSCPICGMALEPLVPTGEDGPNPELIDFTRRFWISAVLSVPLLVITMGPMIGLPFLREWLGERAAVWVELVLATPVVLWAALPFFERGWASVVNRSPNMWTLISLGVGAAYLFSVFATLFPNVFPHEFRGHGDAVPVYFEAAAVIIALVFLGQVLELRAREKTGSAIRALLDLAPKTARLIGDDGSENDVPLDQVKAGDKLRVRPGEAVPVDGIVLEGRSSIDESMITGEPVPVEKVEGDALTGGTLNKNGTLIMYAEKVGSETTLARIVDLVAKAQRSRAPIQSLADRVSFYFVPTVVLIAILAFIAWAVFGPQPSLVFATVAAVSVLIIACPCALGLATPMSIMTATGRGAHAGVLVKDAAALERFAAVNTLVVDKTGTLTEGKPKLTDVIATGGIDENELLALAAALEKGSEHPLAEAIVDGAEERGLKVVDAGDFEAVTGKGVSGTVAGRKVALGNPAMMAGLGLDAAALADRAGSLQNDGKTAMYVAVDGKLAGLVAVADPIKATAAEAIRALHDENITVVMATGDNERTAKAIAKRLGIDQVRANLLPEHKSALIEELRGRGGVVAMAGDGVNDAPALAVADVGIAMGTGADVAMESAGITLVKGDLTGIVRARRLAKATLSNIRQNLFFAFLYNVAGVPVAAGVLYPVFGALLSPMLAAAAMSLSSVSVIANSLRLRGLKL, from the coding sequence ATGACGCAGACACACCACGATCATAGCCACCACGCGCACGCCAAGGATGGTTCCTGCTGTTCCGGCCATGGCGCCAAGCTGGCCGGTGCAGCTGTCGTGCGCGATCCGGTCTGCGGCATGGAGGTCAATCCCGTTGCCGGCAAGTCGACCTTCGAGCATGGCGGCCGCCTCTTCCATTTCTGTTCCGAGGGTTGTCGCGGCAAGTTCGAGGCGCATCCGGAGCTGTTCCTGACCGCCAAGGACCCGGTCTGCGGCATGGATGTGGATCGCGCCAGCGCCAAGCATTTCCTGCGCCACGAGGGCGAGAAATATTACTTCTGTTCGGAAAGCTGCCAGAAGAAATTCGAGGCTGATCCCAAGGCCTATCTGGGCGATCGCCCGGCGCCGGCACCCTTGCCCAAGGGCACGCAATACACCTGCCCGATGCATCCCGAGATCATCCGCGACAAGCCGGGCTCCTGCCCGATCTGCGGCATGGCGCTGGAACCGCTGGTGCCGACCGGCGAGGATGGACCGAACCCGGAGCTGATCGATTTCACCCGGCGGTTCTGGATCAGCGCCGTCCTGTCCGTACCGCTGCTTGTCATCACCATGGGACCGATGATCGGCCTGCCATTCCTGCGCGAATGGCTGGGCGAGCGCGCCGCCGTCTGGGTCGAGCTGGTGCTCGCCACGCCGGTCGTGCTGTGGGCGGCGCTGCCCTTCTTCGAGCGCGGCTGGGCTTCCGTCGTCAACCGCAGCCCCAACATGTGGACGCTGATTTCGCTCGGCGTCGGTGCCGCCTATCTCTTCAGCGTCTTCGCCACGCTGTTCCCCAACGTGTTCCCGCACGAGTTCCGCGGTCATGGTGACGCCGTGCCGGTCTATTTCGAGGCGGCGGCCGTCATCATCGCGCTGGTCTTCCTTGGCCAGGTGCTGGAACTGCGCGCCCGTGAAAAGACCGGCTCAGCGATCCGCGCCTTGCTTGACCTCGCGCCCAAGACCGCGCGATTGATCGGCGACGACGGTTCCGAGAACGACGTGCCGCTCGATCAGGTCAAGGCTGGCGACAAGCTGCGCGTGCGGCCGGGCGAAGCGGTGCCGGTGGACGGCATCGTGCTCGAAGGTCGCTCCTCCATCGACGAATCGATGATCACCGGCGAACCGGTGCCGGTCGAAAAGGTCGAGGGCGATGCGCTCACCGGCGGTACGCTCAACAAGAACGGTACGCTCATCATGTATGCCGAGAAGGTCGGCTCGGAGACGACGCTGGCGCGCATCGTCGACCTGGTCGCCAAGGCGCAGCGCAGCCGTGCTCCGATCCAGAGCCTTGCCGACCGCGTCTCTTTCTATTTCGTGCCGACGGTGGTGCTGATCGCCATCCTCGCCTTCATCGCCTGGGCGGTGTTCGGGCCGCAGCCCAGCCTGGTGTTCGCCACCGTCGCCGCAGTGTCGGTGCTGATCATCGCCTGTCCGTGTGCGCTGGGGCTGGCCACGCCGATGTCGATCATGACCGCCACCGGGCGCGGCGCGCATGCCGGCGTGCTGGTGAAGGACGCGGCGGCGCTCGAACGCTTCGCCGCCGTCAACACGCTGGTGGTCGACAAGACCGGCACGCTGACCGAGGGCAAGCCGAAGCTGACCGACGTGATCGCCACCGGCGGCATCGACGAAAACGAGCTGCTGGCGCTGGCTGCCGCCCTGGAGAAAGGGTCGGAGCATCCGTTGGCCGAAGCCATCGTTGATGGCGCCGAGGAGCGTGGGCTGAAAGTGGTGGATGCCGGCGACTTCGAGGCCGTCACCGGTAAGGGTGTCTCCGGCACGGTGGCCGGTCGCAAGGTGGCGCTCGGCAACCCCGCCATGATGGCTGGGCTCGGCCTTGATGCCGCCGCTCTCGCCGATCGTGCCGGCTCGCTCCAGAACGACGGCAAGACCGCGATGTATGTGGCGGTTGACGGCAAGCTGGCCGGTCTCGTCGCCGTCGCCGATCCGATCAAGGCCACGGCGGCCGAGGCGATCCGCGCTCTCCATGACGAAAACATCACCGTCGTCATGGCCACCGGCGACAATGAACGCACCGCCAAGGCCATTGCCAAGCGGCTCGGCATCGACCAGGTGCGGGCAAACCTTCTGCCGGAGCACAAGAGCGCGCTGATCGAGGAATTGCGCGGCCGTGGCGGCGTCGTCGCCATGGCCGGCGACGGCGTCAACGATGCTCCGGCGCTTGCCGTCGCCGATGTCGGCATCGCCATGGGCACCGGCGCCGACGTGGCGATGGAAAGCGCCGGCATCACGCTGGTGAAGGGCGATCTGACCGGCATCGTCAGGGCGCGGCGGCTGGCCAAGGCGACTTTGTCCAACATCCGCCAGAACCTGTTCTTCGCCTTCCTCTACAATGTCGCTGGCGTGCCGGTGGCGGCGGGCGTGCTCTATCCGGTGTTCGGTGCGCTGCTGTCGCCGATGCTGGCCGCCGCCGCCATGAGCCTTTCCTCGGTGTCGGTCATCGCCAACTCGCTCAGGCTGCGCGGCTTGAAACTTTAG
- the murJ gene encoding murein biosynthesis integral membrane protein MurJ, with the protein MSLVKKFATVASGTLMSRALGFTREMFMAAALGTGPIADAFNAAFQLPNTFRRLFAEGAFNAAFVPLFSKEIEANGVEGAKRFSEEVFGVLFSVLLVLTIAMELAMPLIVRYLVAPGFADIPGKFDMTVRLATVMFPYLICMSLGAMMAGMLNSLRRYFAAAVAPVFLNIILIAVLAYAWYKGKDAYYVGYGLAWGVLAAGLVQLAIVWIAVRHAGISIGFRWPHMTPNVKRLLWLALPAAITGGITQINQLIGTAIASGQNSAVSSLAYADRIYQLPLGVVGVAVAIVLLPELSRALKSGNMVEAANLQNRSVEFTLFMTLPAAVALLVMSEPIVRLLYERGAFAANNSTPTVAAILAIFGLGLPAFVLIKAFTPGYFAREDTRTPMIFAAISVVANVAIALTLFPSMGAPGIAVASAVAGWLNAIMLLAVLVRRGHWGRDVPLLKRIPRLVLAAALMGAALYFGEHWFTVQLSSAAHLTTKAVTLVGLSAAGAVIYFVIAFAIGGADFGMIRRNIKRGNAKGSPAPVDTE; encoded by the coding sequence ATGAGCCTCGTCAAGAAATTCGCCACCGTCGCTTCGGGCACGCTGATGAGCCGCGCGCTCGGCTTCACGCGCGAGATGTTCATGGCCGCCGCCCTCGGTACCGGTCCGATCGCCGACGCCTTCAACGCCGCCTTCCAGTTGCCCAACACCTTCCGCCGGCTGTTCGCCGAGGGTGCGTTCAACGCTGCCTTCGTGCCGCTGTTCTCCAAGGAGATCGAGGCCAATGGCGTCGAGGGCGCCAAGCGCTTTTCCGAGGAAGTGTTCGGCGTGCTGTTCTCAGTGCTGCTGGTGCTGACCATCGCCATGGAACTGGCGATGCCGCTGATCGTGCGTTACCTGGTGGCACCCGGCTTCGCCGACATCCCCGGCAAGTTCGACATGACGGTGCGGCTGGCAACCGTCATGTTCCCCTACCTCATCTGCATGTCGCTCGGCGCCATGATGGCCGGCATGCTGAATTCGCTGCGCCGCTACTTCGCCGCCGCCGTCGCGCCGGTGTTCCTCAACATCATCCTGATCGCGGTGCTCGCCTATGCCTGGTACAAGGGCAAGGACGCGTATTATGTCGGCTATGGGCTCGCCTGGGGCGTGCTGGCGGCGGGCCTGGTGCAGCTTGCCATCGTGTGGATTGCCGTGCGCCACGCCGGCATCTCGATCGGTTTCCGCTGGCCGCACATGACACCCAACGTCAAGCGGCTGCTGTGGCTGGCACTGCCGGCGGCAATCACCGGCGGCATCACCCAGATCAACCAGCTGATCGGCACGGCGATCGCGTCGGGCCAGAACAGCGCTGTCTCCTCGCTCGCCTATGCCGACCGCATCTACCAATTGCCGCTCGGCGTCGTCGGCGTGGCGGTGGCGATCGTGCTTTTGCCGGAACTGTCGCGCGCGCTGAAATCCGGCAACATGGTGGAGGCCGCCAACCTGCAGAACCGCTCGGTCGAGTTCACGCTGTTCATGACGCTGCCGGCGGCGGTGGCGCTGCTGGTCATGTCGGAACCGATCGTGCGACTGCTCTACGAGCGCGGCGCCTTCGCCGCCAACAATTCGACGCCGACGGTCGCCGCCATCCTGGCGATCTTCGGTCTCGGCCTGCCGGCCTTCGTGCTGATCAAGGCCTTCACACCAGGTTATTTCGCGCGCGAGGACACGCGCACGCCGATGATCTTCGCGGCGATCTCGGTGGTCGCCAATGTCGCCATCGCGCTCACTTTGTTTCCGTCCATGGGCGCGCCCGGCATCGCGGTGGCTTCGGCCGTCGCCGGCTGGCTGAATGCGATCATGCTGCTTGCCGTGCTCGTCCGGCGCGGCCATTGGGGCCGCGACGTGCCGCTGCTCAAACGCATTCCGCGTCTCGTGCTGGCGGCGGCATTGATGGGAGCCGCGCTCTATTTCGGCGAGCACTGGTTCACGGTGCAATTGTCGTCGGCGGCACATCTGACGACCAAGGCGGTGACTCTGGTCGGCCTGTCGGCAGCAGGCGCTGTGATCTATTTCGTGATCGCCTTCGCCATTGGCGGCGCCGATTTCGGCATGATCCGCCGCAACATCAAGCGCGGCAACGCCAAGGGTTCGCCGGCGCCCGTCGATACGGAATAG
- a CDS encoding acyltransferase family protein: MQPTSHRLYYVDALRVSAFGLLILYHSSAAFLYDLDWLFNSPEKSQTLSLVTLFPRAWRLALLFFVSGMGTWFAFRSQTTFDFLKGRFLRLFLPLIFAMCVIIVPQVWYERLSDGRFQGSLLEFWVLRYFTEGKYPTGNFSWAHMWFVAYLLVMTVICTPIFRLFTLPSTRRLSDWFERTARSPAIYLFVLLPLALHLIFLPFFPRETNVLYNDGAWFAVWASWFGLGFLVAKHHQAVVPAIIARRWWSLAIAAALTIWLYRFSWVTKAASIGGETGGMSMALYKTLTFSLAWTVILAAVGFAALHANRKSPVLSWLNAKIFPLYIVHQTFVIMALYYVLPLDLSLWSKLALVVAITTFWSLLTAVIADLLPSPFRMLVGLPDRRKVRAPDQSMAAAGG, from the coding sequence ATGCAGCCAACCAGCCATCGCCTCTATTATGTTGACGCCCTGCGCGTTTCGGCCTTCGGCCTGCTCATTCTCTACCATTCGTCGGCTGCCTTCCTCTACGATCTGGACTGGCTGTTCAACAGTCCTGAAAAGAGCCAGACCCTGTCCCTGGTCACGCTGTTTCCCCGCGCCTGGCGGCTGGCGCTGCTGTTCTTCGTCTCCGGCATGGGCACTTGGTTCGCCTTCCGCTCGCAGACGACGTTCGACTTCCTGAAGGGCCGTTTCCTCAGGCTATTCCTGCCGCTGATCTTCGCCATGTGCGTGATCATCGTGCCGCAGGTCTGGTACGAGCGCCTGTCCGACGGCCGCTTCCAAGGCTCGCTGCTGGAGTTCTGGGTGCTGCGCTACTTCACCGAAGGCAAGTATCCCACCGGCAATTTCTCCTGGGCGCATATGTGGTTCGTCGCCTATCTCCTGGTGATGACGGTGATCTGCACGCCGATCTTCCGACTGTTCACCCTCCCCTCGACGCGCCGGCTGTCCGACTGGTTCGAACGCACGGCCCGCTCACCGGCCATCTACCTGTTCGTGCTTCTGCCGCTGGCGCTGCACCTGATCTTCCTGCCGTTCTTCCCGCGCGAAACCAATGTGCTCTACAATGACGGCGCCTGGTTCGCGGTGTGGGCAAGCTGGTTCGGCCTCGGCTTTCTCGTCGCCAAACATCATCAGGCGGTGGTGCCCGCCATCATCGCCCGGCGTTGGTGGAGCCTTGCCATCGCCGCGGCTTTGACCATCTGGCTTTACCGGTTTTCCTGGGTGACCAAGGCGGCCAGCATCGGCGGCGAAACCGGCGGCATGTCGATGGCGCTCTACAAGACGCTGACCTTCTCGCTGGCCTGGACGGTGATCCTGGCCGCAGTCGGATTCGCGGCGCTGCACGCCAACCGCAAGAGCCCCGTCCTGAGTTGGCTGAACGCCAAGATCTTCCCGCTCTACATCGTCCACCAGACCTTCGTCATCATGGCGCTGTATTATGTTCTGCCGCTCGATCTCTCGCTGTGGAGTAAGCTTGCGCTGGTGGTGGCAATCACCACCTTCTGGTCGCTGCTTACCGCAGTGATCGCCGACCTTCTGCCTTCGCCCTTCCGCATGCTGGTCGGCCTGCCCGATCGTCGCAAGGTTCGCGCCCCCGACCAGAGCATGGCGGCCGCCGGCGGCTAA